Proteins encoded together in one Pelagicoccus enzymogenes window:
- a CDS encoding TRAP transporter small permease: MSASNNQLLQRAIAIRKGLTRILQWVVIILMALLVFDVLWGVISRYALGQQAKWSEELARLLLVWVSLFGASVAFGMKAHLGLDYFAGKLEPSARKLNSIIGALITLVFAVLVFGVGGWALVQKTMDSGQTMVALPLAKWWEYAAVPVSGIFMVIFLLEQLVEVCLAPVEEDGKEAA, encoded by the coding sequence ATGAGCGCATCCAATAATCAACTACTGCAGCGAGCGATCGCGATCCGCAAGGGCCTGACCCGCATTTTACAGTGGGTTGTCATCATCTTGATGGCATTGCTCGTTTTCGACGTGCTCTGGGGAGTGATTTCGCGCTACGCCCTCGGGCAACAAGCAAAGTGGAGCGAAGAGCTCGCTCGTTTGCTGCTGGTCTGGGTTTCGCTTTTTGGCGCCAGTGTGGCGTTCGGAATGAAGGCCCACCTCGGCTTAGACTACTTTGCCGGCAAGCTGGAGCCCTCAGCTCGGAAACTAAACTCAATCATTGGCGCCTTGATCACCTTGGTGTTCGCGGTGTTGGTCTTTGGAGTAGGGGGCTGGGCCTTGGTGCAGAAGACCATGGACTCCGGGCAGACGATGGTTGCCTTGCCTTTGGCCAAGTGGTGGGAGTATGCGGCAGTGCCGGTCAGTGGCATATTCATGGTCATCTTCCTCCTCGAGCAGTTGGTGGAAGTTTGCCTAGCTCCGGTTGAAGAAGACGGAAAGGAGGCCGCGTAA
- a CDS encoding Ldh family oxidoreductase has product MSELFKVVPEATHNALVEAAYKHRGYNQDEAAYAAKFSAYASTHGIRTHNALKALHLDHLFGSGSKGCVPDAKIEKLDSRFEASQTWNANRKLGQATAYEALETCIELADKYGIGQVSVDNAFHYLWGGGYVMEAAKRGYIAYTNCTAALAEVVPFMGKYPTLGTNPHSWGFPTTDAVGFPIVIDWATSVIAMGRVQQIAREGGTLPPNAAVDKDGNPTTDPKAAAALIPFGAHKGYGLSLINEIVGGFIGGSLPTVRNRAWEIEDEKHTACFYFQVIHPDAMNSGAFAKGRDQAANVKAVIDDILGHGNENCLLPGQIEAGAAAKTQENGGLLFSIAEIEAFNELAVECGLEPWDAERFQTAKS; this is encoded by the coding sequence ATGAGCGAACTTTTCAAAGTAGTCCCCGAGGCCACGCACAATGCCCTCGTCGAAGCCGCGTACAAGCATCGCGGATACAATCAGGACGAGGCTGCTTACGCCGCCAAGTTCTCTGCCTACGCTTCCACGCATGGCATTCGCACTCACAACGCCTTGAAGGCCTTGCACCTCGACCACCTCTTCGGTTCAGGATCCAAGGGTTGCGTGCCTGACGCCAAGATCGAGAAGCTAGATAGCCGCTTCGAGGCGAGCCAAACTTGGAATGCCAATCGCAAGCTCGGCCAAGCCACTGCTTACGAGGCGCTCGAAACCTGTATCGAACTCGCCGACAAGTACGGCATCGGCCAGGTCTCGGTCGACAACGCGTTCCACTACCTTTGGGGTGGGGGCTACGTCATGGAAGCGGCCAAGCGTGGCTACATCGCCTATACCAATTGCACGGCAGCCTTGGCGGAGGTCGTGCCTTTCATGGGCAAGTACCCGACGCTCGGCACCAATCCTCACAGTTGGGGCTTCCCGACCACGGACGCGGTCGGCTTCCCGATCGTGATCGACTGGGCCACCTCGGTTATCGCCATGGGACGCGTGCAGCAAATCGCCCGCGAAGGTGGAACCCTGCCTCCCAATGCCGCGGTTGACAAGGATGGCAATCCCACGACCGACCCCAAGGCTGCAGCGGCTCTCATCCCGTTCGGAGCTCACAAGGGCTATGGCCTGAGCTTGATCAATGAAATCGTAGGCGGCTTCATCGGCGGCTCCTTGCCGACGGTCCGTAACCGAGCTTGGGAAATCGAGGACGAGAAGCACACCGCTTGCTTCTACTTCCAGGTGATCCACCCCGATGCCATGAATTCCGGCGCCTTCGCCAAGGGCCGCGACCAAGCTGCTAACGTCAAGGCTGTCATCGACGACATCCTGGGTCACGGAAACGAGAATTGTCTGCTCCCCGGACAAATCGAGGCGGGCGCCGCCGCAAAAACGCAAGAGAATGGCGGTTTGTTGTTCTCAATCGCCGAAATTGAGGCCTTCAACGAACTTGCTGTTGAGTGCGGACTTGAACCTTGGGATGCTGAACGTTTCCAGACCGCAAAGTCTTAA
- a CDS encoding TRAP transporter large permease has product MVEVILILVSVFTVLLVMNVPIAVAIALASMLAMLADGHDPSLMVASKMANGIDSFALLAIPFFILSGLLMGKGGMARRLMDFAAALMGRFPGGLGYVNTFTCMLFGSISGSAAAAVTSIGGFMLPEMKQKGYNNEFSVSITTTAATTGLLIPPSNIMIVYAVASGSVSIAAMFMAGLLPGILIGLLLMVVCYIVATKNKLKPGERSSFNEILVSFKRAILSMLLLVIVIGGILGGIFTATEASAIAVAYSFLLSVVVYREVKLADLPDILLQSGVTTAVIMLLIGASAGMSWIMTIANIPQTVSAALLGISENPLVIMLMINLLLLFVGTFMDMTPAVLIFTPIFLPIARQLGIDDVQFGIIMIANLCIGLCTPPVGTCLFLGCGVGKTTIAKVTPYMIPFFIAMFIGLMLITYVSQLSMWLPNLLDL; this is encoded by the coding sequence ATGGTCGAGGTAATTCTTATTCTTGTATCCGTTTTTACGGTACTGCTTGTGATGAACGTCCCGATCGCCGTGGCCATCGCTCTTGCCTCCATGCTGGCGATGCTGGCTGACGGCCACGATCCGAGCTTGATGGTCGCCTCCAAGATGGCCAATGGCATTGACAGCTTCGCGCTGCTGGCGATTCCGTTTTTCATTCTTTCGGGACTCTTGATGGGGAAGGGAGGCATGGCCCGCCGTCTCATGGACTTTGCGGCCGCGTTGATGGGCCGTTTCCCGGGTGGTCTCGGTTATGTGAATACATTCACTTGTATGCTTTTCGGCTCGATTTCCGGTTCCGCTGCGGCGGCTGTGACCTCGATCGGCGGTTTCATGCTGCCAGAAATGAAGCAGAAAGGGTACAACAACGAATTCAGCGTTTCTATCACCACGACGGCTGCCACCACCGGGCTTCTGATTCCGCCCAGCAACATCATGATCGTCTACGCGGTCGCCTCCGGCTCGGTGTCGATCGCTGCCATGTTCATGGCGGGTTTGTTGCCGGGAATCTTGATCGGACTCTTGCTGATGGTGGTTTGTTACATCGTGGCGACCAAGAACAAGCTAAAGCCGGGCGAGCGTTCCAGTTTCAACGAGATTCTCGTATCCTTCAAGCGAGCGATCCTCAGCATGCTTTTGCTGGTCATCGTTATCGGTGGTATCCTCGGAGGAATCTTCACGGCGACGGAAGCTTCGGCGATTGCGGTAGCTTACTCCTTCTTGCTTTCGGTGGTCGTTTACCGAGAGGTGAAGCTTGCTGACCTTCCGGACATCTTGCTGCAGTCGGGAGTGACGACTGCTGTGATCATGCTGCTGATCGGCGCGAGCGCGGGAATGTCTTGGATCATGACGATCGCTAACATTCCCCAAACGGTCTCGGCTGCCTTGCTTGGGATTTCCGAAAACCCGCTGGTGATCATGCTCATGATCAACCTCCTGCTGCTTTTCGTGGGAACCTTTATGGACATGACTCCGGCAGTCTTGATCTTCACTCCCATCTTCCTGCCGATCGCGCGACAGTTGGGAATCGATGACGTCCAGTTTGGCATCATCATGATCGCAAACCTTTGCATCGGCCTCTGCACGCCGCCGGTGGGTACCTGCTTGTTCTTAGGTTGCGGAGTAGGAAAGACGACCATCGCGAAGGTGACTCCCTACATGATTCCTTTTTTCATCGCCATGTTCATCGGCCTGATGCTGATCACCTACGTATCGCAACTTTCCATGTGGTTGCCGAACCTTCTCGACCTTTAG
- a CDS encoding phosphoglycerate dehydrogenase, whose translation MTRILLTTTSFQDIPGPHHKMLEDSRFEIIRERGPLSEARMLELVGDIDGMICGDDAITAAVIDKARPRLKVISKYGIGLDKIDVAHTEKVGLPLTFCPGVNHTTVAEHTFALMLSLFRHLVEEANYTRSGNWKRLSGHEIMGKTIGIVGLGRIGREVAIRAKAFGLRVIGYDIYWPEEFAQEHGIERFQSISDVFKEAEILSLHTNLSPETENMVCAESIATMKKGVVIINCARGELVNSPDMAAALESGQVGGYGADVLEVEPPPADHVLLKAPNCVITPHIGSRTHESVQRQAGMATRNLLNFFNNMPAEAQANKAPWPPKGRR comes from the coding sequence ATGACACGTATCCTTCTTACAACTACATCCTTTCAGGATATTCCAGGTCCGCATCACAAGATGCTCGAGGACTCTCGTTTCGAAATCATCCGCGAACGCGGACCTCTCAGCGAAGCCCGCATGCTTGAGCTCGTAGGGGATATCGATGGCATGATTTGCGGCGACGACGCGATCACTGCTGCGGTCATCGACAAGGCCCGTCCGCGTCTGAAGGTGATTTCCAAGTACGGCATCGGTCTGGATAAGATCGACGTCGCTCACACTGAAAAGGTGGGATTGCCGCTGACTTTTTGTCCGGGCGTAAACCATACCACGGTCGCCGAACACACCTTCGCCCTGATGCTCTCTTTGTTCCGCCACTTGGTGGAAGAGGCGAATTACACGCGCAGCGGAAATTGGAAACGCCTCTCCGGCCACGAAATCATGGGCAAGACCATCGGCATCGTGGGGCTCGGCCGTATCGGTCGCGAGGTGGCGATCCGCGCCAAGGCCTTCGGTTTGCGTGTGATTGGCTACGACATCTACTGGCCTGAGGAATTCGCTCAAGAGCACGGAATCGAGCGTTTCCAAAGCATTTCCGACGTATTCAAGGAGGCAGAGATTCTCAGCTTGCACACCAATCTCTCCCCCGAAACGGAGAACATGGTTTGCGCGGAAAGCATCGCTACCATGAAGAAGGGAGTGGTCATCATCAACTGCGCTCGTGGGGAGCTCGTGAACTCTCCCGACATGGCAGCTGCTCTGGAGTCCGGCCAAGTGGGCGGCTACGGAGCGGACGTCCTGGAAGTGGAACCGCCCCCGGCCGACCACGTCTTGCTGAAGGCTCCCAACTGCGTGATCACCCCGCACATTGGCTCCCGCACGCACGAGTCGGTACAGCGTCAAGCCGGCATGGCCACTCGCAACTTGCTTAACTTCTTCAACAACATGCCTGCCGAAGCCCAGGCCAACAAGGCGCCTTGGCCACCCAAGGGTCGCCGCTAG
- a CDS encoding TRAP transporter substrate-binding protein: MDRKSFSFLAVGLLLGILCSSVVFSYFASDRGESQASGRVLKLAHGLDTTHPVHLGMVHMKERLEELSGGRMTIDIYPSGVLGSEVQCIEQLQGGVLAMTKTSTAAMENFIPELGVFGVPYLFNDHESYWSILDGEIGHDLLSVGDSLGLRGLCYYDSGSRNFYSTKKPIRSPDDLKGMKIRVQNSRMAIAMIEAMGGSPTPIAWGELYSALAQGVVDGAENNPPSFDSSRHFEVCKYFTPDAHTRVPDLLMISFKVWNSLSPQEQEWLQAAADESSVFQRGLWAEKTIESLEKVKAAGVEIVDCDPAEFQAACAPIAATLKGTPVEPWLNKIQAAQAQ; the protein is encoded by the coding sequence ATGGATAGAAAATCCTTCTCCTTTCTCGCTGTTGGGCTCCTGTTGGGAATCCTTTGTAGTAGCGTGGTCTTTTCCTATTTCGCCTCCGACCGAGGAGAATCTCAAGCAAGCGGACGCGTGCTCAAGCTCGCCCACGGATTGGACACGACTCATCCAGTGCACCTTGGCATGGTTCACATGAAGGAGCGATTGGAAGAGCTTTCCGGCGGTCGCATGACGATCGATATTTATCCAAGTGGGGTCCTCGGTTCCGAGGTCCAGTGCATCGAGCAGTTGCAGGGAGGAGTCTTGGCCATGACCAAGACTTCGACGGCGGCCATGGAGAATTTCATCCCTGAGCTTGGAGTTTTTGGAGTGCCTTACCTTTTCAACGACCACGAAAGCTATTGGAGCATTCTCGATGGAGAGATCGGTCACGACCTGCTCAGCGTGGGGGATTCCTTGGGCTTGCGCGGCCTTTGCTACTATGATTCTGGCAGCCGCAATTTTTACAGCACTAAGAAGCCGATCCGTAGTCCAGACGACTTGAAGGGCATGAAGATCCGTGTGCAGAACAGCCGCATGGCGATCGCCATGATCGAGGCTATGGGCGGTTCGCCTACGCCGATTGCGTGGGGCGAACTCTATTCTGCCTTGGCTCAAGGCGTTGTGGACGGCGCGGAGAATAATCCGCCAAGTTTCGACTCCAGCCGCCACTTCGAGGTCTGCAAGTACTTCACCCCGGACGCCCACACTCGCGTGCCGGACCTCTTGATGATCAGTTTCAAGGTTTGGAATTCCCTGAGCCCGCAAGAGCAAGAATGGCTACAGGCTGCGGCGGACGAGTCATCCGTTTTCCAACGGGGCCTCTGGGCGGAGAAAACGATCGAGTCTCTCGAAAAGGTGAAGGCTGCTGGCGTTGAGATCGTCGACTGTGATCCTGCTGAATTCCAGGCAGCTTGCGCTCCCATCGCAGCGACGCTCAAAGGAACGCCGGTCGAGCCATGGCTCAACAAAATCCAAGCTGCCCAAGCACAATGA
- a CDS encoding LacI family DNA-binding transcriptional regulator has product MSTPSEEENNIRSVGDFAKYLGLSRWTVSRILNGHSGVHEDTRERVMSEMHRLGFQPNMMARSLKGAKTGLIGVCFQEIESPILARKISSLQESLRSRGLRAVMEITSGLPEAERDIINHFFSLRVDGVILIGSGLAKDDPILARLARESVPVVTVDSVQDIPLPRVDLDRSAAMGLTLRHLQQRGHDSYALLGLESDPIYGARRIEGLKEAALKSGMDWEASFLSLKIDNRRVWSYQYGYDLAQSLLQLEKPPRAIIALNDRVAIGAMKAVREWGYEIPRDFAVVGFDNLDIGQWCEPTLTTVGQNVAEIIEKSVGLIEKLIAGGKNALESPVVMVQPKLIVRASS; this is encoded by the coding sequence ATGTCTACTCCCAGCGAGGAAGAAAACAACATCCGCTCAGTTGGCGATTTCGCCAAGTATCTTGGCCTTTCGCGCTGGACGGTATCGCGTATCCTCAATGGACATTCTGGCGTGCACGAAGACACGCGGGAGCGGGTGATGTCGGAAATGCACCGGCTGGGATTCCAGCCGAACATGATGGCTCGAAGCTTGAAGGGGGCCAAGACAGGCTTGATTGGCGTTTGTTTTCAGGAAATCGAGTCGCCGATCTTGGCTCGCAAGATTTCGTCCCTGCAGGAAAGCCTGCGTTCGCGAGGCCTGCGCGCCGTGATGGAAATCACCTCGGGGCTGCCGGAAGCGGAACGCGATATCATCAACCACTTCTTTTCGCTTCGCGTGGACGGAGTGATCCTTATCGGATCCGGTTTGGCCAAGGACGATCCCATCCTCGCCCGCCTTGCGCGCGAGTCCGTTCCGGTGGTCACGGTCGATTCGGTGCAGGACATTCCGCTGCCGCGAGTCGATTTGGATCGCTCGGCGGCGATGGGGCTAACCTTGCGACACCTGCAGCAACGCGGTCACGACTCCTATGCTTTGCTCGGCCTGGAAAGCGACCCAATCTATGGGGCTCGACGCATCGAGGGTCTCAAGGAAGCTGCCCTCAAGTCCGGCATGGATTGGGAGGCGTCTTTCCTGTCGCTCAAGATCGATAACCGCAGAGTGTGGTCCTATCAGTACGGATATGACCTCGCCCAGAGCCTGCTCCAGCTCGAGAAGCCGCCGCGGGCGATCATCGCTTTGAACGACCGCGTGGCGATCGGCGCCATGAAGGCAGTGCGCGAATGGGGCTATGAAATTCCAAGGGATTTTGCGGTGGTTGGATTCGACAACCTCGATATTGGACAATGGTGCGAGCCGACGCTAACAACTGTTGGCCAGAACGTGGCCGAAATCATCGAAAAGTCGGTCGGCTTGATCGAAAAGCTGATCGCAGGCGGCAAGAACGCCTTGGAAAGCCCAGTCGTAATGGTCCAGCCAAAGCTGATCGTTAGGGCATCCAGCTAG
- a CDS encoding tagaturonate epimerase family protein produces MKPINEFLLRNELRVADNPCVSPDFCLDWSALSAAIAAGEPLTVHEKSRFGTAQGEWVLVESQTGDHAWKLDADSAVDCPLEPRLQHDGALYFPASFENLIRIKNLAQEHDENCSIFPTARGSISSSTLGIGARFTTLHWPGVDWAMANLGIGVTANQNSIPRELVYDVDAMLADALDTVPFPFIGANVPEGHQGQSVEGMSHGCVVAKLKTGFHRNGINWSFNADHQPIGGKFDVREDRLVEGCLFASYITFDLSPELAITKVPESFEAKKAYVEENIEASLVATVAKRVADSGLTVDEGELYSLLCYVWPSMVKMKVRDDKYAAARAKAFSTEVGREYLRELSIDELPGLTTPETTAVMLALCEAMGMPVNFVAPAFGFQKNMPYPDNAKLRELIESQWQVCREFGVSIGFHSGSGKSSENYQVMGEVTGGKLEIKTSGRYTYEMGVALSSSKDEGDQALWRDWYQFTVDLAVAGAFSDSDSERSMAREFIAATLKFEKRDADVFASPEQCRAALEALTPHADHMHWFEYNFLYVLAAHGSAEKSALGDHSPAGYKQRARFYSISDEGRLAFARRVALYIIGLARDTGLVSEETYNEANARLASYADFDSFIADISRN; encoded by the coding sequence ATGAAACCTATCAACGAATTTCTTCTGCGAAACGAACTGCGCGTGGCTGACAATCCCTGCGTGAGTCCTGACTTCTGTCTCGATTGGTCAGCTCTTTCGGCGGCTATCGCTGCGGGCGAGCCGCTGACCGTGCACGAAAAGAGCCGTTTCGGGACCGCTCAAGGCGAGTGGGTTTTGGTGGAGTCGCAAACGGGTGACCACGCTTGGAAGCTGGATGCTGATTCAGCCGTCGATTGTCCCTTGGAGCCTCGCTTGCAGCACGACGGAGCGCTCTATTTCCCAGCGAGTTTCGAAAACCTGATTCGCATCAAGAATCTCGCTCAGGAGCACGACGAGAATTGCTCGATCTTTCCAACTGCTCGCGGCTCGATTTCCAGCAGCACCTTGGGGATCGGAGCCCGCTTCACTACGCTGCATTGGCCCGGTGTGGACTGGGCGATGGCAAATCTAGGCATTGGCGTTACGGCCAACCAGAACTCTATCCCACGCGAACTGGTTTACGATGTGGACGCGATGTTGGCGGACGCTCTGGACACGGTTCCTTTTCCCTTCATTGGAGCGAATGTTCCGGAGGGGCATCAGGGCCAGTCCGTTGAGGGGATGAGCCACGGTTGCGTCGTGGCGAAGCTCAAGACGGGCTTTCACAGGAACGGTATCAACTGGAGCTTCAACGCGGACCACCAACCGATCGGGGGCAAATTCGATGTGAGAGAAGACCGTTTGGTCGAAGGCTGCCTGTTCGCTTCCTACATCACTTTTGACCTCTCGCCGGAGCTGGCGATCACTAAGGTCCCCGAGAGCTTCGAAGCCAAAAAGGCCTACGTCGAAGAAAACATCGAGGCCTCGTTGGTGGCCACGGTAGCCAAGCGGGTAGCGGATTCTGGACTCACGGTGGACGAGGGCGAACTGTATTCGCTGCTTTGTTACGTTTGGCCCTCCATGGTGAAGATGAAGGTTCGTGACGACAAGTATGCTGCGGCCCGCGCAAAGGCCTTCTCTACGGAAGTCGGGCGCGAGTACCTGCGCGAGCTCTCTATCGACGAGTTGCCCGGCTTGACGACTCCTGAAACGACGGCGGTGATGTTGGCTCTTTGCGAGGCCATGGGAATGCCCGTAAACTTCGTGGCGCCTGCCTTCGGCTTCCAGAAGAACATGCCGTATCCCGACAATGCGAAGTTGCGGGAGCTAATCGAAAGCCAGTGGCAGGTGTGCCGCGAGTTTGGCGTGAGCATCGGATTCCACTCCGGCTCAGGAAAGTCATCTGAAAATTATCAGGTGATGGGTGAAGTCACCGGCGGAAAGCTGGAGATCAAGACCAGTGGTCGTTACACCTACGAGATGGGGGTTGCCCTTTCCAGTTCGAAAGACGAAGGCGACCAAGCCCTTTGGCGTGATTGGTACCAGTTCACCGTTGATTTGGCGGTTGCCGGGGCATTCAGCGACTCGGACTCCGAGCGTTCGATGGCCCGCGAATTCATCGCTGCTACCTTGAAGTTCGAAAAGCGAGATGCAGATGTATTTGCTTCTCCCGAACAATGTCGCGCGGCACTGGAAGCTCTGACGCCGCACGCTGACCACATGCATTGGTTCGAATACAACTTCCTCTACGTCCTGGCTGCCCACGGAAGCGCTGAGAAGAGCGCTCTGGGCGACCACTCGCCTGCAGGTTACAAGCAGCGTGCTCGATTCTACTCGATCAGCGACGAGGGCCGCCTCGCTTTCGCTCGTCGCGTCGCCCTCTACATAATCGGTCTAGCGAGGGATACGGGATTGGTGAGCGAGGAAACCTACAATGAGGCAAACGCGCGTCTGGCCTCTTATGCTGACTTCGACTCCTTCATCGCGGACATTTCGAGAAACTAA
- a CDS encoding sugar kinase → MSIEIKSADSCKYDIVSLGEVMLRLDPGEGRVRTARSFKAWEGGGEYNVARGMRKCFGLRAGVVTAFADNEVGHLIEDFIMQGGVDTSWIQWKPYDGLGREVRNGLNFTERGFGIRGAVGVPDRGLTAASQMKVGDVDWEKLFGEDGVRWFHTGGIFAALSDTTPEFVIEAVKAAKKHGTIVSYDLNYRPSLWKSIGGHAKCQEVNREIAKYVDVMIGNEEDFTACLGFEVEGVDENISKIDIGAFKSMIEKAVSEFPNFQATATTLRAVKTATVNDWGAICWHAGEFHESKQYPELEIMDRVGGGDSFASGLIYGFLTTGDPAKAVNYGAAHGALAMTTPGDTSMVTVKEVEKVMGGGGARVVR, encoded by the coding sequence ATGAGTATCGAAATCAAATCCGCTGATTCTTGTAAATACGACATCGTCTCCCTCGGCGAGGTCATGCTCCGGCTCGATCCGGGCGAAGGCCGCGTTCGCACCGCTCGCAGCTTCAAGGCTTGGGAAGGCGGGGGCGAATACAATGTTGCTCGCGGAATGCGGAAGTGCTTTGGCCTGCGCGCCGGGGTTGTCACGGCTTTCGCGGACAATGAAGTGGGGCACCTGATCGAAGACTTCATCATGCAAGGTGGCGTCGACACTTCCTGGATACAGTGGAAGCCTTACGACGGGCTTGGGCGCGAGGTGCGCAACGGCTTGAACTTTACCGAGCGCGGCTTCGGTATCCGTGGCGCGGTCGGCGTACCGGACCGTGGTTTAACGGCGGCCAGCCAAATGAAGGTAGGCGACGTCGACTGGGAAAAGCTCTTTGGCGAAGATGGCGTTCGCTGGTTCCACACCGGAGGTATTTTCGCAGCTCTCTCCGACACGACTCCTGAGTTTGTGATCGAAGCGGTGAAGGCTGCCAAGAAGCATGGCACCATCGTTTCCTACGACTTGAACTACCGTCCTTCTCTCTGGAAGAGCATCGGCGGCCACGCCAAGTGCCAGGAAGTTAACCGCGAGATCGCCAAGTACGTGGACGTGATGATTGGCAACGAGGAAGACTTCACAGCTTGCCTCGGCTTCGAGGTCGAAGGGGTGGACGAAAACATCTCCAAGATCGATATCGGCGCCTTCAAGTCCATGATTGAAAAGGCGGTTTCGGAGTTCCCGAACTTCCAGGCTACGGCTACTACCTTGCGCGCGGTCAAGACCGCGACTGTCAATGACTGGGGCGCTATTTGCTGGCATGCGGGCGAGTTCCACGAGTCCAAGCAGTACCCGGAACTCGAAATCATGGACCGTGTAGGCGGTGGGGATAGCTTCGCTTCTGGCCTCATCTACGGTTTCCTCACGACGGGCGACCCAGCGAAGGCGGTTAACTACGGCGCGGCGCATGGCGCTTTGGCGATGACGACCCCAGGCGACACCTCCATGGTGACGGTCAAGGAAGTCGAGAAGGTCATGGGCGGCGGCGGCGCGCGCGTCGTTCGTTAA
- a CDS encoding SDR family NAD(P)-dependent oxidoreductase encodes MSSFLDSLFNLKGKVAVVIGGTGELCGAMAEGLAKAGTTTVLVGRSQEKAQARISKIEEAGGAAYFETADLSSKQSISDMLGRIVEKSGAVDILVNGAGANSPTPFLDIPEDEYDRLFEINTKAVFLACQVFGKYFLDRGQGGSIINVGSMSGLIPLSRVFTYSATKAAVHNLSKNLAREWAPQKIRVNTIVPGFFPAEQNKKVLTEERVAQIMGHTPMKRFGEAKELVGATLLLASDTAGSFVTGTEVVVDGGYAAMTI; translated from the coding sequence ATGAGCAGTTTCCTAGATTCACTATTCAATTTAAAGGGTAAGGTCGCGGTCGTTATCGGCGGTACCGGCGAGCTTTGCGGCGCGATGGCGGAAGGCCTCGCCAAGGCTGGCACAACCACCGTGCTGGTTGGGCGTAGCCAAGAGAAAGCGCAGGCGCGCATCTCCAAAATCGAAGAAGCCGGAGGCGCTGCCTACTTCGAAACTGCGGACTTGAGCAGCAAGCAGTCGATTTCCGACATGCTCGGTCGCATCGTCGAGAAGTCCGGCGCGGTGGACATCCTGGTTAACGGTGCCGGCGCCAATTCTCCCACTCCCTTTCTGGACATTCCGGAAGACGAGTACGATCGGCTGTTCGAGATCAACACCAAGGCTGTCTTCCTGGCCTGCCAAGTTTTTGGCAAGTACTTCCTGGACCGCGGGCAAGGAGGATCCATCATCAACGTGGGGTCCATGTCCGGCTTGATTCCGCTTTCTCGCGTCTTCACTTACTCGGCGACCAAGGCTGCGGTTCACAACCTTTCCAAGAATCTCGCTCGCGAGTGGGCTCCGCAGAAGATCCGCGTCAATACGATCGTTCCCGGATTCTTCCCAGCCGAGCAAAACAAGAAGGTGCTCACGGAAGAGCGCGTTGCCCAGATCATGGGCCATACGCCTATGAAGCGTTTTGGCGAAGCGAAGGAGCTGGTCGGCGCGACGCTCTTGCTCGCCTCGGATACGGCTGGCTCTTTTGTAACAGGCACTGAGGTCGTGGTCGACGGCGGTTATGCTGCTATGACGATTTAA